A single window of Treponema denticola ATCC 35405 DNA harbors:
- a CDS encoding Rpn family recombination-promoting nuclease/putative transposase, with protein MLKKFEDLTLQDDFMFCKVMQNPDLCKRLIEMILADTIGKIAYISVQHNINTYEQAKSVRFDVLVQTENGKFYDVGMQVSNEKNILKRMRFYQAAIDISFLDKGNFYSDLNDSFVIFICLFDVIGKNRPVYTFENICLEDKNTSLQDGTKKVIINSEAFKDAKDKELKEFLEYLKTGKAKSEFTRRIEEMIQTVKQNEQARQEYRLMSTFEMDARYKGIYENKRETAKILKQLGDSLQKIMQVTGLTESEIEKL; from the coding sequence TGTGTAAAAGGCTCATTGAGATGATATTGGCCGACACAATAGGTAAGATTGCCTATATTTCGGTACAGCACAATATTAACACATACGAACAGGCAAAATCCGTAAGGTTTGATGTTTTAGTGCAGACAGAAAACGGTAAATTTTATGATGTGGGAATGCAGGTAAGCAACGAGAAGAATATACTTAAAAGAATGAGGTTCTACCAAGCAGCCATTGATATTTCGTTCTTGGATAAAGGGAATTTCTATAGCGATTTAAATGACAGCTTTGTAATTTTTATTTGTTTATTTGATGTTATAGGCAAAAATAGACCTGTTTATACTTTTGAAAACATCTGTCTTGAAGATAAAAACACATCTTTACAAGATGGAACAAAAAAGGTTATAATAAATTCAGAGGCTTTTAAGGACGCCAAAGACAAAGAATTAAAGGAATTTTTAGAATACCTTAAAACAGGTAAGGCAAAAAGTGAATTTACAAGGAGGATAGAAGAAATGATACAAACAGTAAAACAAAACGAACAAGCAAGGCAAGAATACAGGTTAATGTCTACTTTTGAAATGGACGCTAGGTATAAGGGTATTTATGAAAATAAGCGAGAAACGGCTAAAATATTAAAACAGCTGGGGGACTCGTTGCAAAAAATTATGCAAGTTACAGGTCTTACCGAATCCGAAATCGAAAAACTGTAA
- the lepA gene encoding translation elongation factor 4, translated as MLNPENIRNFCIVAHIDHGKSTLSDRLIEKTKIIDERYHRNQMTDDMDIERERGITIKSHAVRIPYTAKDGKNYVLNFVDTPGHVDFSYEVSRAIASCEGAILIVDATQGVESQTLSNMYLALEHDLEILPVINKIDLPAADIDAAKHQIDHDLGLDSDAAVAVSAKTGENIDALFEAIITTFPPPKGSRDNPLQALIFDCHYDPYRGVVVHVRVFEGMIKPGMTIRFMNTGGEYKVEETGTFVLDLVKQDSLQAGEVGYIIAGIKTVSDVGVGDTITDAAAPCKAPLSGFKEVKPVVFSSVYPTDTNDYEELRESFEKLKLNDASLTWEKDSSLALGHGFRCGFLGLLHLEIVQERLEREFDQSVIFTAPSVRYKLTMRTGEEIICDNPADYPDEGLIASAEEPYIKATLITPTNYLGNVMSLCMEKRGVQTNMTYLDEKRVEMTYEMPLAEVLFDFYDRLKSISRGYASFDYEVIETRPTDLAKIDILINGKPVDALAQLAYKPSAYDKARLVCEKLKDEIPRQQFKIPIQGAIGSQIIARETISALRKDVLAKCYGGDITRKRKLLEKQKEGKKRMKMIGDVELPQSAFLAVLKTKED; from the coding sequence ATGTTAAATCCTGAAAATATACGCAATTTTTGTATTGTAGCTCACATAGACCACGGTAAGTCTACCTTATCCGATAGGCTTATCGAAAAGACTAAGATAATCGATGAGCGCTATCACCGCAATCAGATGACCGATGATATGGACATAGAGCGGGAGCGGGGCATTACCATAAAAAGCCATGCCGTCCGAATTCCTTATACGGCTAAGGACGGTAAAAACTATGTTTTAAACTTTGTAGATACGCCCGGACACGTAGACTTTTCCTATGAGGTTTCGCGTGCCATAGCTTCTTGTGAGGGGGCCATCTTAATTGTAGATGCCACTCAGGGCGTTGAATCCCAAACCCTTTCAAATATGTATCTTGCCCTTGAGCATGACTTGGAAATTCTCCCCGTCATAAACAAGATAGATTTACCTGCGGCCGATATAGATGCTGCAAAACATCAGATAGACCATGACCTGGGACTTGATTCCGATGCGGCTGTGGCCGTTTCTGCAAAGACAGGCGAAAATATCGATGCTCTTTTTGAAGCTATTATAACAACCTTTCCGCCTCCCAAGGGTTCAAGGGATAATCCATTACAGGCCCTTATCTTCGATTGTCACTACGACCCTTATCGGGGAGTTGTAGTCCATGTACGTGTTTTTGAAGGAATGATAAAACCCGGAATGACTATCCGCTTTATGAATACCGGAGGCGAATACAAGGTAGAAGAAACGGGAACCTTTGTCCTAGACCTTGTAAAGCAGGATTCATTGCAGGCCGGAGAAGTAGGCTATATAATTGCAGGCATTAAAACCGTTTCGGATGTAGGTGTAGGAGATACCATCACCGATGCAGCCGCTCCGTGCAAGGCCCCATTATCCGGTTTTAAAGAAGTAAAGCCCGTAGTTTTTTCTTCCGTCTATCCTACGGATACAAACGATTATGAGGAGCTCCGCGAATCTTTTGAAAAATTAAAACTGAACGATGCAAGTTTAACGTGGGAAAAGGACTCTTCCCTTGCCCTCGGCCACGGTTTTAGGTGCGGCTTTTTGGGCCTTCTTCATCTTGAAATCGTACAAGAAAGGTTGGAAAGAGAATTCGATCAGTCGGTTATTTTTACGGCTCCCTCGGTACGCTATAAACTTACCATGCGTACGGGAGAAGAAATTATTTGCGATAACCCTGCCGATTATCCCGACGAGGGACTTATAGCCTCGGCTGAAGAGCCCTATATAAAGGCAACGCTTATAACGCCTACAAATTATCTTGGAAATGTTATGTCCCTCTGTATGGAAAAGAGGGGAGTGCAGACCAATATGACTTACTTGGACGAAAAAAGGGTTGAAATGACCTACGAGATGCCCTTAGCCGAGGTCTTGTTTGATTTTTATGACAGGCTTAAAAGCATAAGCCGCGGTTATGCTTCATTTGATTATGAGGTTATAGAAACCCGTCCTACCGATTTGGCAAAGATAGATATTTTAATTAACGGAAAGCCGGTTGACGCCCTCGCCCAGCTTGCATATAAACCGAGCGCCTATGACAAGGCTCGTCTTGTCTGCGAAAAACTTAAAGACGAAATTCCGCGTCAACAGTTTAAGATACCGATTCAGGGAGCTATCGGAAGTCAGATAATAGCCAGAGAGACAATTTCGGCCTTGCGTAAGGATGTTCTTGCCAAATGTTACGGAGGTGACATCACCCGAAAGCGAAAACTTCTCGAAAAGCAAAAGGAAGGAAAAAAGCGCATGAAGATGATAGGCGATGTAGAGCTCCCGCAGTCCGCATTCTTAGCAGTATTGAAGACTAAGGAAGATTAA
- a CDS encoding RnfABCDGE type electron transport complex subunit B encodes MNIILLTLAVSLVLSLLLGLLLGFFKKIFYVEPDKTAAAVREVLPGANCGACGYPGCDGFAAAVAAGDAPVNGCPVGAAPVAEAIGKIMGVNASASARVAVLTCQGSHDVCRDKCDYVGVKTCKAAKISINGTKECDWGCIGLGDCERACPFDAIHIKENGLPEVDYDKCTGCAVCVALCPQHVLTTVPKDQKGAIALCSCRNPRKPQIMKNCKRGCIKCMKCEKNCPTGAIKVIDGIPKVDYTLCDSCNKCVEGCPTKVLVLTENKVKFNSCTSCEGCQSA; translated from the coding sequence ATGAATATTATTTTATTGACCTTGGCCGTATCGCTGGTATTGTCTCTTTTGTTGGGCCTTTTGCTGGGCTTTTTTAAGAAAATCTTTTATGTAGAACCGGATAAAACGGCTGCAGCCGTAAGAGAGGTTCTTCCGGGAGCAAACTGCGGTGCCTGCGGTTATCCCGGCTGTGACGGATTTGCAGCAGCAGTTGCCGCAGGAGATGCACCCGTAAACGGATGCCCTGTAGGAGCAGCCCCTGTTGCCGAGGCCATAGGAAAGATAATGGGAGTTAATGCCTCAGCTTCCGCAAGAGTTGCGGTTTTGACATGCCAAGGCTCTCATGATGTTTGCCGAGACAAGTGCGACTATGTAGGCGTAAAAACCTGTAAGGCCGCAAAAATTTCAATTAACGGAACAAAGGAATGTGACTGGGGTTGTATAGGCCTTGGAGACTGTGAACGTGCATGCCCCTTTGATGCCATTCATATCAAAGAAAACGGACTTCCTGAGGTAGACTATGATAAGTGTACGGGCTGCGCTGTCTGTGTGGCCCTGTGTCCGCAGCATGTCCTAACAACAGTTCCTAAAGATCAAAAAGGAGCTATAGCCCTCTGTTCATGCAGAAACCCGCGTAAGCCTCAAATTATGAAAAACTGTAAACGAGGCTGCATAAAGTGCATGAAGTGCGAAAAGAATTGTCCTACGGGAGCTATCAAGGTAATAGACGGAATACCCAAGGTAGATTATACTCTTTGCGATTCCTGCAATAAGTGTGTTGAAGGCTGCCCGACAAAGGTACTTGTGCTTACCGAAAACAAGGTAAAGTTTAACTCTTGCACATCTTGCGAAGGATGCCAAAGCGCATAA
- the era gene encoding GTPase Era, translating into MNSGVVTIIGRPSAGKSTFLNTASGEKVSIVSAIPQTTRNAIRGIVNTTKGQIVFIDTPGYHKSEKKLNLKLQEIAKTRLEEGDAVLYLIDLSREFGEEEKNICSLLIPLQNKTVIGLNKADLKSSKADLVKKELLSLLPDIPQERIFEISALKDEGINEILSLLIELLPEGEALYPEDIYTDQDVVFRITEIIREQAILHTREEIPHALYAGVEDAEMHKNGKELWVRAFLYVEKESQKAMLIGKGAAVIKSIRIKSMAELRKIFPYKVQLDLQVRVNKNWRQKDNIIKKISY; encoded by the coding sequence ATGAACAGCGGAGTTGTAACGATAATAGGCCGCCCTTCAGCCGGAAAGTCTACATTTTTAAATACGGCTTCAGGCGAAAAGGTTTCGATTGTCTCAGCAATTCCGCAAACCACCCGAAACGCAATCAGGGGTATCGTAAACACTACCAAGGGACAAATAGTTTTTATAGATACCCCCGGCTACCACAAATCCGAAAAAAAATTAAACCTAAAACTTCAAGAAATTGCTAAAACCCGCTTAGAAGAAGGGGATGCTGTTTTATATCTGATAGACCTTTCACGGGAATTCGGAGAGGAAGAAAAAAATATCTGTTCTCTTCTTATCCCCCTGCAAAACAAAACCGTAATAGGCCTAAACAAAGCCGACCTCAAATCCTCGAAAGCAGACCTTGTAAAAAAAGAGCTTTTAAGCCTCTTACCCGATATTCCGCAAGAAAGAATCTTTGAAATTTCCGCCCTAAAGGATGAGGGCATAAACGAAATTCTTTCCCTCCTCATAGAGCTCCTCCCCGAAGGGGAAGCCCTCTACCCCGAAGACATCTACACCGATCAGGATGTAGTCTTTAGGATTACGGAGATTATAAGGGAACAGGCTATTCTTCACACAAGGGAAGAAATTCCTCACGCCCTCTATGCAGGCGTAGAAGATGCCGAAATGCATAAAAACGGCAAAGAACTCTGGGTTCGAGCCTTCCTCTATGTCGAAAAAGAAAGCCAAAAGGCTATGCTCATAGGCAAGGGAGCCGCAGTAATTAAGAGTATAAGGATAAAATCCATGGCCGAACTGCGTAAAATTTTTCCCTACAAGGTTCAATTGGATCTTCAAGTCCGCGTAAACAAAAACTGGCGTCAAAAAGATAATATCATAAAAAAAATCTCGTATTAA
- the purH gene encoding bifunctional phosphoribosylaminoimidazolecarboxamide formyltransferase/IMP cyclohydrolase encodes MGLVLASVSDKTGLKDFAFRLKAAGYDFIASGGTAKTLQEAGIKVKEVSEYTSSPEILGGRVKTLHPMIHGGILARDTKEDRAELKALGFSGIDIVIANLYPFEKTISSPDSTESDCIENIDIGGVALLRAAAKNYSRVTVICDPADYDEVSSEIEKTGEISLSLRKRLAIKAFDLCTRYDAAITSWLSGLSRLSGGIEEKTSLTLCAYPGQDLRYGENPHQKAWLYTNEPKAGPLGGKVLQGKALSYNNILDADAAWRAVSMFTKPAAVVVKHLTPCGLAEINEEPAKSSSSSLPNSEVSLALRAAIDCDPVSAFGSIIALNRPFDKASVEALGALFVECIIAPLFTEEAKELLSGKKNLRLIEAPILQEKEPYEYKSVLGGFLKQEKDLGDPEGTEYKDAAERKAEPFERALLQFAMKACTMVKSNAILLAAPIDLSNPQKGFCSVGIGCGQPNRVDAARQAIERAGERVKNSVLASDAFFPFPDTIEEAAKAGIKAVIQPGGSIRDYLSIEECNKHGMAMLITGVRHFKH; translated from the coding sequence ATGGGATTGGTATTGGCATCGGTTTCCGATAAGACAGGTTTAAAGGATTTTGCATTCCGCTTAAAAGCGGCAGGTTATGATTTTATTGCCTCAGGAGGAACGGCAAAGACCTTACAAGAGGCCGGCATTAAAGTAAAAGAAGTTTCGGAATACACCTCTTCTCCCGAAATTTTAGGCGGGAGGGTTAAAACTCTTCATCCTATGATTCATGGCGGTATTTTAGCCCGCGATACAAAAGAGGATAGGGCAGAGCTAAAAGCTCTCGGCTTTAGCGGCATAGACATTGTAATAGCCAACCTATACCCCTTTGAAAAAACTATCAGTTCCCCCGATTCAACTGAAAGCGATTGCATCGAAAACATAGACATAGGCGGTGTAGCTCTTTTAAGAGCTGCCGCAAAAAACTATTCCCGCGTTACTGTTATCTGCGATCCGGCCGACTATGACGAAGTTTCTTCCGAAATTGAAAAGACGGGAGAGATTTCTCTTTCTTTACGCAAAAGACTGGCAATAAAGGCCTTTGACCTTTGTACCCGCTACGATGCTGCAATAACTTCTTGGCTTAGCGGGCTAAGCCGGCTTAGCGGGGGTATAGAAGAAAAAACCTCTCTTACCCTGTGTGCTTATCCCGGTCAGGATTTGCGTTACGGGGAAAACCCTCATCAAAAAGCTTGGCTCTATACAAACGAACCTAAGGCCGGTCCCTTGGGAGGAAAGGTCTTACAGGGAAAGGCTCTTTCCTATAACAATATCCTCGATGCCGACGCCGCATGGAGGGCTGTTTCTATGTTTACAAAACCTGCAGCCGTTGTGGTAAAGCACCTTACCCCTTGCGGCCTTGCCGAAATAAATGAAGAACCTGCAAAAAGCTCTTCATCTTCTTTGCCTAATTCGGAAGTTTCTCTTGCTTTAAGGGCAGCAATCGACTGCGATCCCGTTTCGGCCTTTGGAAGTATAATCGCCTTAAACCGTCCCTTCGATAAGGCTTCCGTTGAAGCCCTTGGAGCCTTATTTGTTGAGTGCATCATTGCTCCTCTTTTTACCGAAGAAGCAAAAGAACTTTTATCCGGCAAAAAAAACTTACGCTTAATCGAGGCTCCCATCCTTCAAGAAAAAGAGCCGTATGAATATAAGTCTGTCTTGGGCGGCTTTTTAAAGCAAGAAAAAGACTTGGGAGACCCCGAAGGTACTGAATATAAAGACGCAGCGGAAAGAAAGGCTGAGCCTTTTGAAAGGGCTCTTTTACAATTTGCCATGAAGGCTTGTACTATGGTTAAGTCCAATGCCATTTTGCTCGCAGCCCCGATAGACTTGTCAAATCCCCAAAAAGGTTTTTGTTCCGTCGGCATAGGCTGCGGTCAGCCCAACAGGGTAGATGCTGCCCGCCAAGCAATAGAAAGAGCCGGCGAAAGAGTTAAAAACTCTGTCCTAGCCTCCGATGCCTTTTTCCCCTTTCCCGACACAATCGAGGAAGCTGCAAAAGCCGGCATAAAAGCCGTAATCCAGCCCGGCGGCTCAATCCGCGATTACTTAAGCATCGAAGAATGTAACAAACACGGAATGGCCATGCTGATAACAGGCGTAAGACATTTTAAGCATTAG
- the purN gene encoding phosphoribosylglycinamide formyltransferase, with protein sequence MKKKLAVLVSGNGSNLQAVIDGIKNGSIDYKIEAVVSNKKEAFALSRAEREGIKTIYLPFKKGSSRNEYDALLAEKVKEFKPDYVLLLGWMRILTDSFIATFKDRLINLHPALPGTFPGTEAIERQYEAFMKGEISRCGIMTHFVPDEGVDSGPVIFTEEVPVFQGDRLEDFEKRVHEAEHRLVIKTLKFLSKV encoded by the coding sequence ATGAAAAAAAAACTTGCGGTGCTGGTTTCGGGAAACGGGTCTAATCTTCAAGCCGTAATTGACGGAATAAAAAACGGCTCCATTGATTATAAGATTGAGGCTGTGGTTTCAAACAAAAAAGAAGCCTTTGCCCTCAGCCGTGCCGAAAGGGAGGGAATAAAGACTATTTATCTTCCTTTTAAAAAAGGCTCATCTCGAAATGAATATGATGCTCTCCTTGCCGAAAAGGTTAAAGAGTTTAAGCCCGATTATGTTTTATTATTAGGCTGGATGAGAATTTTAACTGACAGCTTTATAGCTACGTTTAAGGATAGGCTTATAAATCTTCATCCGGCCCTGCCCGGAACTTTTCCGGGGACGGAGGCTATCGAAAGGCAGTACGAAGCCTTTATGAAGGGAGAAATCTCCCGCTGCGGGATTATGACCCACTTTGTCCCGGATGAAGGAGTAGATTCGGGGCCTGTGATTTTTACTGAGGAAGTTCCGGTTTTTCAAGGAGACAGGCTTGAAGATTTTGAAAAAAGAGTGCATGAGGCGGAACATCGCCTTGTAATAAAAACGCTAAAATTTTTATCAAAGGTTTGA
- the secA gene encoding preprotein translocase subunit SecA, which yields MLDSIIKILFGSKHERDIKAMLPILHKINEKEAWALSLSEEEFKAKTDEFRERYQKGESLDSFIPEAFALAREAARRILGERPYDVQILGSLVLHSGKIVEMKTGEGKTLMSVAAAYLNSLTGKGVHIVTVNDYLAERDADWMRPVYSYLGVSVGVILSNMENDARRIEYNCDITYGTNNEFGFDYLRDNMQMRLKDKTQREFSFAIVDEIDSILIDEARTPLIISGAAEDDTQRFFEVDRLIGQLKEVEKNPETGEYPNELEGEEVIGDYTIDEKSKRVSFTDSGMLHIQDILQRQGLIKSGNLFDEENFEYIHYFTQSVRAHVLFHIDVDYVIQDGQVQIVDEFTGRVLEGRRYSDGLHQAIEAKEHIKIAQRNRTLATITFQNFFRMYDKLSGMTGTADTEAVEFTKIYNLDVVVIPTNLPVARKDEHDVIYLNENDKFEALCTEISEAYKRGQPVLVGTVSIEKSELISKLLTKRGVRHEVLNAKNHEREALIIAEAGAKGSVTIATNMAGRGTDIKLGGSPEMRAKKRTGTNPNPDYYEKVLAEEYAKWQSDYNEVKELGGLYVIGTERHESRRIDNQLRGRSGRQGDPGRSKFFLSLDDDLMRLFGGENLKNVMSKIGMRAGEPIEHPWINKSIEKAQTKVENRNFDIRKHLLEYDDVLNEQRSFIYEQRNAILEDENLIERIYATLEEFISEKFDEYSSSSKAEKEERARLIKDIFREKFSYTLTEEDFANIDKKNHEEEINEFVEHFTKELKEKEALAGKENLNMFIRYQYLQAIDKKWLDHLENLESLREAVYLRSYGQKNPLTEYKLEGFDIFYSMLDDIRIEIASRLVRVQISTEEEAHASRQMRSIQGNAQHNSMGSFSGSGHGMGPTALSARSRPENAQVVRTVPKVGRNDPCPCGSGKKYKYCCGKNG from the coding sequence ATGTTAGATTCTATAATTAAAATTCTTTTCGGTTCAAAGCATGAGCGGGATATTAAGGCCATGCTCCCGATTTTACACAAGATAAACGAAAAAGAGGCTTGGGCTCTTTCTCTCTCCGAGGAGGAGTTTAAGGCAAAAACGGATGAGTTTAGGGAACGCTATCAAAAAGGGGAATCATTGGATTCTTTTATCCCCGAAGCCTTTGCCCTTGCACGGGAAGCTGCCAGGCGTATCTTGGGAGAGCGTCCATACGATGTTCAGATTTTAGGCTCCCTTGTTCTTCATTCCGGTAAGATTGTTGAAATGAAAACGGGTGAGGGTAAGACCCTTATGAGCGTTGCAGCCGCCTACTTAAACAGCCTTACAGGGAAGGGTGTCCATATTGTAACTGTAAACGATTACCTTGCAGAACGTGATGCCGATTGGATGAGACCCGTTTATTCTTATCTGGGTGTAAGTGTCGGTGTTATTCTTTCCAATATGGAAAACGATGCCCGCCGTATAGAATATAACTGTGATATAACCTACGGTACCAATAACGAGTTCGGCTTTGATTACCTCCGCGACAATATGCAGATGAGGCTCAAGGACAAGACCCAAAGAGAATTTTCTTTTGCAATCGTAGACGAAATCGACTCTATCTTGATAGACGAGGCTAGAACTCCCTTGATTATTTCGGGAGCTGCCGAAGACGATACTCAGCGCTTTTTTGAAGTTGACCGCCTCATAGGTCAATTAAAAGAAGTCGAAAAAAATCCCGAAACGGGCGAATATCCGAATGAGCTTGAGGGAGAAGAAGTTATCGGGGATTATACGATAGACGAAAAAAGTAAGAGGGTTTCTTTTACCGATTCAGGTATGCTCCATATTCAGGATATCCTTCAAAGGCAGGGACTTATCAAAAGCGGGAACCTCTTTGATGAAGAAAACTTTGAATATATTCACTATTTTACCCAATCGGTAAGGGCTCATGTTCTTTTCCATATTGATGTGGACTATGTTATTCAGGATGGTCAGGTACAGATAGTAGACGAGTTCACAGGCCGTGTTTTAGAGGGCCGCCGTTATTCGGACGGGCTCCATCAAGCTATTGAAGCTAAGGAGCATATTAAAATCGCTCAAAGGAACAGAACCCTTGCGACCATTACATTCCAAAACTTTTTTAGAATGTACGATAAACTTTCGGGCATGACCGGTACTGCAGATACGGAAGCCGTTGAGTTTACAAAGATTTATAACTTGGATGTTGTCGTTATCCCGACAAACCTCCCTGTTGCCCGAAAAGACGAACACGATGTAATCTACCTAAACGAAAACGATAAATTTGAAGCCCTTTGTACCGAAATAAGCGAGGCTTATAAGAGGGGGCAGCCCGTCCTCGTAGGTACGGTTTCTATCGAAAAATCTGAGCTTATTTCAAAACTCTTAACAAAGAGAGGCGTAAGACACGAGGTTTTAAACGCCAAAAATCACGAGAGGGAAGCTCTTATAATTGCAGAAGCCGGAGCAAAGGGTTCCGTTACCATAGCCACCAATATGGCGGGACGAGGTACGGATATTAAGCTGGGCGGAAGTCCCGAAATGAGGGCTAAAAAACGCACTGGCACAAATCCCAATCCGGATTATTATGAAAAGGTTCTTGCCGAAGAATATGCAAAATGGCAAAGCGATTATAATGAGGTAAAAGAACTCGGAGGCCTTTACGTAATAGGTACGGAGCGTCATGAAAGCCGCCGAATCGATAATCAGCTTCGAGGCCGTTCGGGCCGTCAAGGAGATCCGGGACGCTCCAAGTTCTTCCTTTCCCTCGATGATGACCTGATGAGGCTTTTCGGAGGCGAAAACTTAAAAAATGTTATGTCCAAGATAGGAATGAGGGCAGGGGAACCCATCGAGCATCCTTGGATAAATAAGAGCATCGAAAAGGCTCAGACAAAGGTAGAAAACCGCAACTTCGATATTCGAAAACATTTGTTGGAATATGACGATGTACTGAACGAACAGCGCTCTTTTATCTATGAGCAGCGAAATGCAATCCTTGAAGATGAAAATCTTATCGAGCGTATTTACGCAACCCTCGAAGAATTTATAAGCGAAAAATTCGATGAGTATAGTTCAAGCTCAAAGGCCGAAAAAGAAGAAAGAGCCCGTCTTATAAAAGATATCTTTAGAGAAAAGTTTTCCTATACTCTGACCGAAGAAGATTTTGCAAATATCGACAAAAAAAATCATGAAGAAGAGATAAACGAATTTGTAGAGCATTTTACAAAGGAGCTTAAAGAAAAAGAAGCTCTTGCAGGTAAAGAAAACCTGAACATGTTTATCCGCTACCAATACTTGCAGGCTATAGACAAAAAATGGCTCGACCATCTTGAAAATTTGGAATCCTTGCGTGAGGCAGTTTATCTTCGCTCCTACGGACAAAAAAATCCTTTAACCGAATACAAACTTGAAGGATTCGATATTTTTTATTCCATGCTTGACGATATAAGAATCGAAATAGCCTCCCGTCTTGTCCGTGTTCAAATCAGTACGGAAGAAGAAGCCCATGCTTCACGCCAAATGCGTTCCATTCAGGGAAATGCCCAGCACAATTCGATGGGAAGTTTTTCAGGTTCAGGTCATGGAATGGGACCCACAGCCCTTTCTGCACGAAGCCGTCCTGAAAATGCTCAGGTTGTGCGTACAGTTCCCAAGGTCGGAAGGAACGATCCATGTCCATGCGGCAGCGGAAAAAAATACAAATACTGCTGCGGAAAAAACGGTTAA
- a CDS encoding GntR family transcriptional regulator, whose protein sequence is MEEGAPLPSIRTLAKDLQISVITTKRAYDELERDGFIDSVQGKGSFVAYQNPERLKEAGTCIIEEKIAEAIDEAKRLKITQKEFLEIVKLLFDEEY, encoded by the coding sequence ATAGAAGAAGGAGCACCCCTTCCCTCTATAAGGACATTGGCAAAGGATTTACAAATTTCGGTTATTACAACCAAGAGGGCTTACGACGAATTGGAAAGAGACGGCTTTATAGATTCGGTTCAAGGAAAGGGCTCCTTTGTAGCCTATCAAAATCCTGAAAGGCTCAAAGAAGCAGGAACATGTATAATCGAAGAAAAGATAGCCGAGGCTATAGATGAGGCAAAAAGGCTAAAAATAACACAAAAAGAATTTTTAGAAATCGTAAAGCTTCTTTTTGATGAAGAATACTAA
- a CDS encoding ABC transporter ATP-binding protein, which yields MDYILNIKDLNKNYKTFSLKNISFQIPQGTVMGFIGANGAGKTTTIKLIMQLIKKDSGLIEIFGQSAEKNFSSLKQKIGFVYDEPCFYEQLKIKDMTKIIASFYNFWDWKAYKNYLSQFKLDETQKIIQLSKGMKTKYSLALALSHNAQFIIMDEPSSGLDPVIRRELLDIFYDVISDGKCSIFFSTHITSDLERIADYVTFIKNGEVVFSKRKDDIFSEYALVKGGLDELKRGIESKLIGIRKTGVGFEALTKEKQGLPASLIIEKPALEDIMFFYEKASN from the coding sequence ATGGATTATATTTTAAACATAAAAGACTTAAACAAGAACTATAAAACTTTTAGCCTTAAAAACATAAGCTTTCAAATCCCTCAAGGAACGGTTATGGGTTTTATAGGAGCAAACGGAGCAGGAAAAACCACAACGATTAAGCTTATAATGCAGCTAATCAAAAAAGATTCGGGACTCATAGAAATTTTCGGTCAGTCTGCCGAAAAAAACTTCAGCTCTTTAAAACAAAAGATAGGCTTTGTTTATGATGAACCCTGTTTTTATGAACAATTAAAAATAAAAGACATGACAAAGATTATCGCTTCATTTTATAATTTCTGGGATTGGAAGGCTTACAAAAATTATCTTTCGCAATTTAAGCTGGATGAAACACAAAAAATAATACAGCTGTCAAAGGGAATGAAAACCAAATATTCACTTGCCCTCGCCCTATCCCATAATGCACAATTTATAATTATGGACGAACCATCAAGCGGTTTGGATCCGGTTATAAGACGGGAACTTTTGGATATTTTCTATGATGTAATAAGTGACGGAAAATGCAGCATCTTTTTTTCTACCCATATTACAAGCGACTTGGAACGTATTGCAGACTATGTCACATTTATCAAAAACGGAGAGGTAGTTTTTTCAAAGAGAAAGGACGATATTTTTTCGGAATATGCCTTGGTCAAGGGTGGGCTCGATGAGTTAAAAAGAGGAATAGAAAGTAAACTTATCGGAATACGCAAAACCGGAGTAGGTTTTGAAGCCCTCACAAAAGAAAAACAAGGTCTTCCTGCAAGCCTCATAATCGAAAAACCTGCTTTAGAAGACATTATGTTTTTTTATGAAAAAGCTTCAAATTAA